One Brassica napus cultivar Da-Ae chromosome A5, Da-Ae, whole genome shotgun sequence DNA window includes the following coding sequences:
- the LOC106454539 gene encoding delta(8)-fatty-acid desaturase 2 (The RefSeq protein has 5 substitutions compared to this genomic sequence), which yields MSEQTKKRFITSDDLKKHNQPGDLWISIQGKVYDVSHWVKSHPGGEAAILNLAGQDVTDAFIAYHPGTAWRHLENLHNGYHVKDHHVSDVSRDYRRLAAEFSKRGLFDKKGHVTLYTLTCVAAMLAAVVYGVVACTSIWAHLISAVLLGLLWIQSAYVGHDSGHYNVTSTKPCNKLVQLLSGNCITGISIAWWKWTHNAHHISCNSLDHDPDLQHIPVLAVSNKFFKSMTSRFYGRKLTFDPLARFLISYQHWSFYPIMCVGRINLFIQTLLLLFSRRYVPDRALNIAGILVFWTWFPLLVSFLPNWQERIIFVFLSMAVTAIQHVQFCLNHFAADVYTGPPNGNDWFEKQTAGTLDISCRSYMDWFFGGLQFQLEHHLFPRLPRCHLRGVSPVVQELCKKHNLPYRSLSWWEANVWTLRTLRKAAVQARDVTNPVLENLLWEALNTHG from the coding sequence ATGTCGGAGCAGACAAAGAAGAGATTCATTACAAGCGATGATCTGAAAAAACACAACCAACCCGGAGATTTATGGATCTCAATCCAAGGCAAAGTCTACGACGTCTCCCACTGGGTCAAATCCCACCCCGGAGGCGAAGCAGCGATCCTAAACCTCGCCGGTCAAGACGTCACCGACGCGTTCATCGCTTACCACCCCGGAACCGCATGGCGCCACCTCGAGAACCTCCACAACGGCTACCACGTGAAAGACCACCACGTGTCCGACGTGTCGCGTGACTACCGTCGTTTAGCCGCGGAGTTCTCTAAACGCGGACTCTTCGACAAAAAAGGTCACGTGACTCTTTTCACGCTCACGTGCGTCGCTGCGATGCTCGCTGCGGTTGTCTACGGTGTTGTTGCATGCACGAGCATATGGGCCCACTTAATATCCGCCGTCTTGCTGGGCCTTCTCTGGATCCAGAGCGCTTACGTGGGACATGACTCTGGTCATTACAACGTGACGTCAACGAAGCCGTGTAATAAACTCGTCCAGCTTCTGTCTGGTAACTGCATCACCGGGATATCGATCGCGTGGTGGAAATGGACGCATAACGCTCACCATATCTCTTGTAATAGTCTTGACCACGATCCTGACCTCCAGCACATCCCTGTCTTAGCCGTCTCGAGCAAGTTCTTTAAGTCCATGACGTCACGTTTCTATGGAAGGAGGTTAACGTTCGATCCACTGGCTCGGTTCTTGATCAGCTACCAACACTGGTCGTTTTATCCAATCATGTGTGTGGGGAGAATCAATCTCTTTATCCAAACATTCCTTTTGCTATTCTCTAGACGTCACGTTCCTGATAGGGCATTGAACATAGCTGGGATTCTTGTTTTCTGGACGTGGTTTCCTCTTTTAGTATCCTTCCTGCCAAACTGGCAAGAGAGGATCATCTTTGTCTTTTTAAGCATGGCCGTCACGGCGATTCAGCACGTTCAGTTCTGTTTAAACCATTTTGCGGCAGATGTTTACACCGGTCCGCCTAATGGGAACGATTGGTTTGAGAAGCAAACAGCTGGTACGCTTGATATATCGTGTAGGTCGTATATGGATTGGTTCTTTGGCGGGTTGCAGTTTCAGCTAGAGCATCATCTGTTCCCTAGGCTACCGCGTTGCCATCTCAGGGGAGTTTCGCCTGTGGTTCAGGAGCTTTGTAAGAAGCATAATCTACCGTATAGGAGTCTTTCGTGGTGGGAGGCTAATGTGTGGACGCTCAGGACTCTGAGGAAAGCGGCGGTTCAAGCTAGAGATGTGACTAATCCTGTGTTGGAGAATTTGCTATGGGAAGCTCTGAATACTCATggctag
- the LOC106453335 gene encoding U11/U12 small nuclear ribonucleoprotein 59 kDa protein-like yields the protein MNPASYQPPFHWAPMLPPDPPRRGAFWNTKNISDQLKQLQDTIHLAKSMEKELDALRMIKDGKGSMETVEGGSGVECLRRYVESVKVDLEEQEKLSVEAANSLMSTLRAQLEPFRFVVDESSPWEEKSAAARLSCRMKKSKRNKLWKKKKRRCVAEMRAKEPERFEQADREADEWREKEMAKDMANRKVDEMKAIEKVKAKRERRRLEPELELALIVEEMQELRSLRIEKLKKQGHFFPEEDDKFFDSVRAAVEQEENQAQSVINTENEENVIASEEDTNLTTDNKIINNDTDKESNTVLGAACEKKIEAPPPDNGVDNVSNLPVECYHYYYGSNLDMGRLIEIRREWDAYLSPGGSRIPGHWVQPSAPANEIWASCLVKNSKE from the exons ATGAATCCGGCGAGTTACCAGCCTCCGTTCCACTGGGCTCCGATGCTACCTCCCGATCCACCTCGCCGCGGTGCGTTCTGGAACACCAAGAACATATCCGATCAGCTCAAACAGCTCCAAGATACAATCCACCTCGCAAAATCAAT GGAGAAGGAACTGGATGCGTTGAGGATGATCAAAGACGGTAAAGGTTCGATGGAAACTGTGGAGGGAGGGTCAGGGGTAGAGTGTTTGAGGAGATATGTAGAAAGTGTGAAGGTTGATTTGGAAGAGCAGGAGAAGCTTTCAGTGGAAGCTGCTAACTCCTTGATGTCTACGTTAAGAGCACAGCTTGAGCCTTTTAGGTTTGTTGTTGACGAGAGTTCTCCATGGGAGGAGAAATCTGCGGCGGCGAGATTGAGTTGTAGGATGAAGAAGTCTAAAAGGAATAAactttggaagaagaagaagagacgttGTGTTGCAGAGATGCGTGCTAAG GAGCCTGAGAGATTTGAACAAGCTGATCGAGAGGCTGATGAGTGGAGGGAAAAGGAAATGGCCAAGGACATGGCTAACAGAAAG GTTGATGAGATGAAGGCAATTGAGAAGGTCAAGGCGAAACGAGAACGAAGGAGACTAGAACCCGAG CTTGAACTAGCTCTAATTGTTGAGGAAATGCAAGAGTTGCGTTCGCTAAGAATCGAGAAACTAAAGAAGCAAG GGCATTTTTTTCcggaagaagatgacaagttctTCGATAGTGTTCGCGCTGCTGTGGAGCAAGAGGAGAATCAAGCTCAGTCTGTAATCAACACAGAGAACGAAGAGAATGTCATTGCCTCCGAGGAAGACACTAATCTAACAACCGATAACAAAATCATCAACAATGACACGGATAAAGAAAGCAATACTGTCTTAGGGGCGGCTTGTGAAAAGAAAATAGAAGCTCCTCCTCCTGACAATGGTGTCGACAATGTATCAAATTTACCGGTGGAATGTTATCACTACTACTACGGAAGCAATTTGGACATGGGAAGGCTTATTGAG ATTAGAAGAGAATGGGATGCATATCTGAGTCCAGGAGGAAG CCGGATTCCTGGACATTGGGTGCAGCCATCGGCACCAGCTAATGAGATTTGGGCTTCTTGTCTTGTTAAAAACTCCAAAGAGTGA
- the LOC106450700 gene encoding reticulon-like protein B5, with translation MAEEIEKSMPAEQSLMDKISEKIHHHDSSSDSEYEKPDSPSAVKAKIYRLFGREKPVHKVLGGGKPADVFLWRDKKLSAAVLGVATAIWVLFELVEYHLLSLLCHVSILALGGLFLWSNAHTFIKKSPPQIPEIHVPEEPFLLIASSLRNELNQGFVILRSIALGRDLKKFLMVVVGLWIISVVGNWCNFLTLVYICFVLLHTVPMMYEKHEDKVDPFAEKAFKELHKHYLVFDEKVVSKIPIASLKAKLG, from the exons atggcGGAAGAGATTGAGAAATCGATGCCGGCGGAGCAATCTCTGATGGACAAGATCTCGGAGAAGATCCACCACCACGACTCGTCGTCCGACTCCGAGTACGAGAAGCCTGATTCGCCGTCGGCTGTGAAGGCGAAGATCTACCGCTTGTTCGGCAGGGAGAAGCCTGTTCACAAGGTCCTCGGCGGTGGAAAGC CTGCTGATGTGTTCTTGTGGAGGGATAAAAAGCTGTCAGCTGCTGTTCTCGGTGTGGCGACTGCTATTTGGGTTCTCTTTGAGCTGGTTGAGTATCATTTGTTGAGTCTTTTGTGTCACGTTTCGATTCTTGCTCTTGGAGGCTTGTTTCTGTGGTCCAATGCTCACACTTTCATCAAGAA GAGTCCACCTCAAATTCCAGAGATCCATGTTCCGGAGGAGCCTTTCCTTTTGATTGCCTCTTCCCTGAGAAACGAACTAAACCAAGGTTTTGTTATCCTGCGAAGCATTGCCTTAGGCAGGGACCTTAAAAAGTTCCTCATG GTTGTGGTTGGTCTATGGATCATCTCGGTGGTGGGGAACTGGTGCAACTTCCTGACTCTGGTGTACATCTGCTTCGTGTTGTTGCACACAGTGCCAATGATGTACGAGAAACACGAGGACAAGGTTGATCCGTTCGCAGAGAAAGCGTTCAAGGAGTTGCACAAACATTACCTTGTGTTCGATGAAAAGGTTGTTTCCAAGATTCCCATTGCTTCCCTCAAGGCTAAGTTGGGTTGA
- the LOC106450704 gene encoding RING-H2 finger protein ATL67, whose product MSTAASSSPVFLFHPPLPPSPPHDSNHSYLTTLGFGYSIAIALGFLVLLSTVLLSSYICCRGSRRRTTAVESTSASVILPRVIFVAEEDLEAGDVNVGLDQAVINSYPKFHFSKETSAASSDGFGSGGDTTCSICLCEYKEAEMLRMMPECKHYFHLCCLDAWLKLNGSCPVCRNSPLPTPTSTPQSTPLSEVVPLSQYAADRRRARR is encoded by the coding sequence ATGTCAACCGCCGCCTCCTCCTCCCCCGTCTTCCTCTTCCACCCTCCTCTTCCACCGTCGCCTCCACACGACTCCAACCACTCTTACCTCACTACTCTAGGCTTTGGCTACTCCATAGCCATAGCTCTCGGTTTCCTCGTCCTCCTCTCCACCGTCCTTTTATCCTCCTACATCTGTTGCCGCGGCTCTCGCCGCCGCACAACCGCCGTTGAATCCACCAGCGCAAGCGTTATACTCCCTCGCGTAATCTTCGTCGCAGAAGAAGATCTTGAAGCGGGTGACGTCAACGTGGGACTTGACCAAGCCGTCATAAACTCTTACCCTAAGTTCCACTTCTCAAAAGAAACCTCCGCCGCGTCTTCCGATGGATTTGGTAGCGGTGGAGATACCACTTGTTCGATCTGTTTGTGTGAGTATAAAGAAGCGGAGATGTTGAGGATGATGCCAGAGTGCAAACACTACTTCCATTTATGTTGTCTAGACGCGTGGCTTAAACTAAACGGATCTTGTCCTGTTTGTCGGAACTCGCCGCTTCCGACTCCGACGTCTACGCCTCAGTCAACACCTTTGTCGGAAGTTGTGCCGCTCTCACAATATGCCGCTGACCGGAGGAGAGCAAGAAGATGA
- the LOC106450703 gene encoding late embryogenesis abundant protein At1g64065-like yields the protein MTEPEHVRPLAPATVLPLTDCPVTNKQALHRRRNRIRCLTCVIITSLILITVVLTLVFTVFRVKDPIIKMNGVTVNGLDSTTGTQIQLLGTNISMIVDVSVKNPNSASFRYSNTTTDIYYKGTVVGEARGPPGKARAHRTVRMNMTVDIMIGRFLMDPSLAREVSGSGLLNVWSYTRVGGKVKILGIVKKHVTVKMNCTMAVNITRQAIQDTECKKDIDL from the coding sequence ATGACCGAACCAGAACATGTTCGTCCGTTAGCTCCGGCGACCGTACTTCCGTTGACCGATTGTCCAGTCACCAACAAACAAGCTCTCCATCGTCGCAGAAACCGAATCAGATGCTTAACCTGTGTCATTATAACATCTCTAATTCTTATCACAGTCGTGTTGACTTTAGTCTTCACGGTGTTCCGAGTCAAAGACCCCATCATAAAAATGAACGGCGTGACAGTCAACGGTCTAGACTCGACCACCGGGACTCAGATCCAACTGTTGGGAACAAACATCTCGATGATCGTCGACGTGTCGGTCAAGAACCCGAACTCTGCGTCGTTTAGGTATTCGAACACAACGACCGATATATATTACAAAGGAACGGTGGTGGGTGAAGCACGTGGGCCACCGGGAAAGGCGAGAGCGCATCGGACGGTGCGGATGAACATGACGGTTGATATTATGATAGGTCGGTTTCTGATGGATCCGAGTTTGGCTCGAGAAGTAAGTGGGTCAGGTCTTTTGAACGTGTGGAGTTACACTAGGGTTGGTGGTAAGGTGAAGATACTGGGGATTGTGAAGAAACACGTAACGGTTAAAATGAACTGCACTATGGCTGTGAACATCACTCGACAGGCTATTCAAGATACTGAGTGCAAGAAAGATATCGATCTTTGA
- the LOC106454535 gene encoding desiccation-related protein At2g46140 has product MASSEQKLVEENGSVISSLLDKAKGFIAEKLANIPTPEATVDDVDFKGVSRQGVDYHAKVSVKNPYSQSIPICQISYILKSATRTIASGTIPDPGSLVGKGTTVLDVPVKVAYGIAVNLMKDIGSDWDIDYQLDIGLTIDIPVVGDITIPVSTKGEIKLPSLRDFF; this is encoded by the exons atggcATCATCGGAGCAAAAGTTGGTAGAGGAAAACGGGTCGGTGATCTCAAGCTTGTTGGATAAAGCCAAAGGTTTCATTGCGGAGAAGCTAGCTAATATTCCGACGCCGGAAGCCACCGTTGACGACGTTGATTTCAAAGGCGTGTCACGTCAAGGTGTTGATTATCACGCCAAGGTCTCCGTCAAAAATCCTTACTCTCAATCCATCCCTATTTGTCAGATCTCTTACATCCTCAAGAGTGCCACAAG GACTATCGCGTCTGGCACAATACCGGACCCGGGTTCGTTGGTTGGGAAGGGCACGACGGTTCTGGACGTACCGGTTAAGGTGGCTTATGGCATAGCGGTTAATCTAATGAAGGACATTGGCTCGGACTGGGACATTGACTATCAACTTGACATTGGTCTAACCATCGACATTCCTGTTGTTGGTGACATTACCATTCCTGTCTCTACTAAGGGGGAGATCAAGCTCCCTTCTCTTCGCGACTTCTTTTGA
- the LOC106450545 gene encoding ribosome biogenesis protein NOP53-like: MGNRSKSSRKGKKAWRANISTEDIEDFFEKSTKDALSGGNLSAAPSEDLFHVDKSHDIPVKWKIEKHREKVLRCDSVLKKNPFVQVVSSSKPKSKISKKNTNVVESKTLKQAQKNVDDGSVMTDLWGDDDDDNNGEHEKNPRKIWKMTSTIPAVEVDPAGCSYNPTAESHEDMLAEAVAQEMQKVYKAELGPEPVPLTIDGEANIEDEAGLLSVCNRIINGKSAYFLGVDNGSEGEEEADAENESSEAGNKKLARTTKRVTRVVLNKRSRQKALRKMETKEKLKEKLSKEIDSLPKILKEIAKDDKEKQNKLIRKKIAKEEVLKIRPPRLGKHKYEAPPVQVLLTEEMTGSLRKLKACCTLARDRFKSLEKRGILVPSKNIRRN; encoded by the exons ATGGGTAACAGGTCAAAGAGTTCAAGGAAAGGCAAAAAAGCATGGAGAGCTAACATAAGCACCGAGGACATCGAAGACTTCTTCGAGAAATCAACCAAAGACGCTCTCTCCGGTGGCAACCTCTCCGCCGCTCCAAGCGAGGATCTCTTCCACGTCGACAAATCTCATG acATTCCGGTGAAATGGAAGATTGAGAAACACAGAGAGAAGGTTCTCCGGTGCGACAGCGTTTTAAAGAAGAACCCTTTTGTCCAGGTCGTGTCGTCTTCGAAACCCAAGTCGAAGATTAGTAAGAAGAACACAAACGTTGTGGAAAGCAAAACACTTAAACAAGCTCAAAAG AACGTTGATGACGGTTCTGTAATGACGGACTTGTggggtgatgatgatgatgataataacg GAGAACATGAGAAGAATCCTAGAAAG ATTTGGAAAATGACTTCGACTATTCCAGCAGTAGAGGTTGATCCTGCAGGATGCTCATACAACCCTACAGCTGAAAGTCATGAG GATATGTTGGCTGAAGCAGTTGCTCAAGAAATGCAGAAAGTTTACAAAGCTGAGTTAGGGCCTGAGCCTGTTCCTTTGACTATTGATGGAGAGGCCAACATTGAAGACGAGGCGGGTCTTTTGAGTGTGTGCAATAGAATAATTAATGGGAAGAGTGCGTACTTTCTTGGTGTGGATAACGGTAGTGAAGGTGAAGAGGAAGCAGACGCTGAGAATGAAAGTTCTGAGGCTGGGAATAAGAA ACTCGCAAGAACAACGAAGAGGGTAACACGCGTGGTGTTGAATAAGCGATCTAGACAAAAGGCGTTGCGGAAGATGGAGACAAAGGAAAAGTTGAAAGAGAAGTTATCGAAGGAAATTGATAG CTTGCCTAAGATCTTGAAAGAGATAGCCAAAGATGATAAGGAAAAACAGAACAAACTCATACGAAAGAAGATCGCTAAGGAGGAAGTGCTCAAGATACGTCCTCCTCGTTTGGGAAAACATAAGTATGAGGCTCCTCCTGTGCAAGTCCTCTTAACAGAAGAGATGACCGGTTCACTACGTAAGCTGAAGGCATGCTGCACGCTTGCAAGAGATCGGTTCAAGAGCTTGGAGAAGCGAGGAATACTTGTGCCGTCAAAGAACATTAGAAG GAACTAG